The Macaca fascicularis isolate 582-1 chromosome 5, T2T-MFA8v1.1 genome segment CAAGAAGGGGGAGTAGTGCCCTGGGGCTGGGGTTGCAGAAGGTTCCACCTCAAGGCTTCCAGAGGAGGCCCCCCAGCCTGCTGACTCGCTGGGTGCCCAGGGCTGGGCAGCGTGGTGGGGCACAGCTTGTGGGGTAGCCGCCTGTGCTGCAGGCCCCCAGGTCCCCGCACATCCTCTGGGTCTGCTCCCTGAGGGCCGCCTGGCTAGCTGGTACTGTGTGTGTCCTGGGTCTGTGCATGCGGGTGCACATGCGTGTGCCTGGGCGTCCCAGGCTGGAGGAGAGCCTGGCCCTGGCACCTGATGGGCAGCAGGCTGTGTAGCGGTCACCTGTGCTGTGGCTCCTGGGGGCAGCCGCTCTTGCACTTGGCTTCCTGGGGAGGGGATCGGGCCCTGGCACTAACTCTGGAGTTTCCCACTCACTCCTGCCCTGGGTGCCCCTGGGGGCCTGGCACAGCCACATAGTGGCCATCTGTGGTGGGGGCACTGTGTCTCCTCTTGGTGACCGGTGGGGGGCTGCCGGCTGCAGAAGGCTCAGCACCTGGATTGGCTCTGCACCCCCTCAGGGGTCTGGCACAGTGTGTCCTGATTCCCTTACCCTCCCTTCTGGTCAAGGTGAGCCCCCTTCCCCAGGCCACTCAGCTTCTCCAGGAGGACATGGGGCCTGACCACCTGCACCCCATGGCCAGGTCCCTGACCAGGCCAGAGAATTCCTCCAGCTGGAAACTCGGGGCCATGCAGGGCCCCCCAGTTCCCAGGCATCCTCGCTCCACTCTGGCCCCGTTTGGCTGCCAGGCCACTCTTGGTCCAGCCCCTCCATGCGGGGAACTTAGGGTTGGCCGGTCAGGGCTAGGGTTGAGGGGACCACACAGCCGGCCCCTCAGCGGTCAGCTccacctgcccctccctccctggcGCACCGTGGCTTGGTCTGTCCCCACGGATGCCACACCCTGCTGTGTTGTCAGCCAGCATCTGCCCCTGCTGCGGTGGACGCTCCTTCCTCAGGAAGCCCCCGTTGTCCCCACTGGGTCAGGAGTCCTGTCCAACCGGGGCCAGCATTGCCCCGGGCTCTGTAGAGGGGCGGACACCACTGGCTTGGGCTATAGAGGCATCCTGGGAGGTGCAGGTACACTGGAAAGTAAGAGGAGGCCGTTTCCTGGTCCCAGCTCATGTCTGCTCGTGACAGAGGGATCATAACACTGCACGTGTGTCTGTGCCTGGGCGCCTCTCCTTACGCTGAGGGCTGTGTTCTGGGGAGCACCCCTTCCTTGCTCCCTGTGGGAGCCAGGCCCCATGGGGAGGAGCTGCCGTGGCCTCAGGAGGGAAGCTGGGCAGCCCTGGCCATGAATCCTCTGTACCTGCCCTGGCTGGCCACCACCCCCCTGCCATTCTCCCTACAAATGCCCACTGAGTGTCTGCTGTATGCCAGGCCTCGGGACATCGCGAGCACGGGAGAGGGGCTTGGGTGTGGGTTTGGACCATGTGGCCAGGACAGGCCATTCCAGAAGAGATACTGGAGACCCCGAGGAGCTGCGGGGTGAGGGGCGTCGGAGAGGGCTGATCTGAGGGCCTGTGAAGACGGGGAGGGGCAGGCCGCAGGGGGTCCTGCCTCTGTCCCTCCAGACTGCAGCTTCCTCCCCTCCATCCCAGGGCCTGCCCACCTCCACCCTTCCTGGGCCCTGGGAAAGAGGAGTCTCTGTGTCTGGGGATAGTGTGTGTGTGACAAAGCGTGTGGGCAGGGCGGCCTCTCTGGGCCTTGCTGCTGTGGGAAGCCcctgttcctcctccttccccagttGTGTTTTTTACAGCTGGGCAGGGGTGGCGGGGTGGGAGGGGTTGGTGGCATCCCCCTTCTTGGCCCACCGCCTCCGAGTCTAGTCCTCTATACCTGACagcagtgaggccctgtctcagacTCAGTTTACCCTCATGTCTGGCTCCCACGTGGCCCTTGGTGTCCTGCCTGTGCTGGGGGCCTCTTGACTGTGGCTAAGTGTgtgcagggcaggggctgttctggaggaggaggctggggggcATCTTGGCGGGGTACAAACCCTGGAGGTGGCACGGCGCCAATGTCATGCCCAGCAGAGCCCCGGTGCTGGCTCCCTGTATTTCTTCCTGGCTGCGGTGCGAGGCGGCCAGTCTCCCCACCAGATACCTGTGCCCTCAGgtcctacctcagtttccccataggCTGCGTGGGTTGGACGCCCATCCAGGTGGTGTGGGCTTGCCTAAACATAAAGCCCAGGCCGCTGTCCTGGCACGCTCATTTCCCAGGAATCTGGGGGGCTGAGCTTCCTCCTGGTCAGGCCCTCCTGCGGGGGTCTTGGGCCTGCAACATCAGGGTGTCCAGGGAGCCCAGGTGGGGGTGGGATGGGCCTGGCGAGGGGGATGGAGGGAGGCTGTTTGCTTTAGGATAAGGCTGGCTCCTCTGGCCTGGCTGCCTCCAGCCGTGCCTACAGCACTTGCAGGCCGGCCTCGGGGGCCACGCTTCCGGCCAGCCGGCAGTCATTTGGCTCTGCCCCCTTTCTCAGCAGTGACCATGGGCGGGGGTCCCGCCTCCCTGTCTGTGCCTGTCATCCCGCACCTCCTGCATGCCTGTGGGGGCCTTTACCTCCCCAAGCCTTGCTTGTGTCtgcctggggcagggtgggggctggggccGGAGGTAGCCCCTTCCCAAAGTGCAGCTGGGGCTTTCAGCCTCTGAGGCGGGCTCCCTCCCGAGATGGGGGGGCTGGGTCTGTGTGCCCCCACCCAGGACAGGGCCGGGCACTTGCTCTCTTGCTCCTTCTGGGCAGTTGTGTGGGTGGGCACTCATGTGCATACATGAACATGCTTGCACGTGTGAGACCTGCGCCCAGGTAGCCCCTCAGGAGGCCCAGGTACCCCTGCAGGCTGTGGGCCACAggagctgggctgggcaggggccTTGGCCACTCCCTCTTGATCCCGGAGGCCCTGTGGGTGGTGGGAGTTCGGGCAGCGACAGGTGCTGGTGGGGTCAACCTGGGGTGGGTCTGGGACCTGGGCAGGCTGGGAAGGGGTCAGGAGGCTCCTGTACTGTGGGCCCTGCAGCCCCTTCCTCCCTGGGACACGTTTGCCAGAgctgcccccagccctgggcaGCTTACAGAACCACACTGAGGGGGAGGTGGGCTGGCAGCCCCCACAGCCGCCATCTCATTTCCTCTCTGGGGGGTTACAGGGAGGGTAGGGAAGGAGGGGCTTCAGGGCTGGGGCCCATGGCCAGGGTGGGAGGGTCCTGAGTTGAGGGAGAGATACAGGTCAGAGGAGAGACCCCCACATGTTTTCTCAGAGAGGCCAGGGACTGCTGTGGGCCGGGTGGGCCTGGGCTGGGAAGAATCCCTCCCTCCAGAGCCTCAGCCCACCCTTTGTGTTTCTGGTCACAGTGGGGAGGCTCCATGTCTCCACGCCCAGCCCCAGCGGCCGATGATGCCTGTGGGATCAGAACCCGGAGGCCCTGGGCCGCGCCCCCTGTGCTATCAGCGCTGATTAGGCCTCCAGAGAGGTGATAGGGATTCTCTGTGGGGGTCCCTGTCCCCAGACCTGGGGGGTGAGATTGGGAGCTGCTACCTGAGTGTCTGAAGACGCCGGTGGGAGACGTCACGGGGCCACTGTTAATTGCGTGTTGGAGAAACACGCGGCCCCAGGCACTGTCGAGATGGCTTGGAGCAGCTGCTGCCTCTTGGTGtctctgcacccagcctggacaCTCCCAGACAGCAGTGGCTGCAGTTCGGGAGGGACACTGTCACCCATGGGCTGGCCAGAGGTGCTCTGGGAACCGTGGGGTGCCTGTGGCCACCTCTCAGATGCAGAGAGCAGTGAGTGGGCTGCAGTTGCTGCTGCAGGACTTGGGAGCAGCACGTGGGGAGTGGGGCACGCGGGGCCCTCCTCTCCCAGGAGCTCCATCCAGGTGCAGGCCCTGCGGTGCTCTGAGTTTCTGAGGCCTGCAGGGTCTGTGTGTTCCAGGCTCATCTTCCCGGCTGGCTAGGCACTGCCCACTGGGGCCGGTCACACACAAACagggccctggccctgccttccAGCTCAGAAGCACCCAGGCAGGggacagggtggggtggggacccGGGCAGGGGACGGGGTGGGTTTCTTTCTGCCAGGAAAGGAGGACTTGGCTTCTCCACGTGGGGTGGGACAGAGTGAGTGGCCATGTGGAGCTGCAGCCTGTCTGCTCCTGTGGGTTTCACAGGCAGTGGGGGGACATACCGGCTGCCAGGTACAGCCTCGGGGCTGCCAGCCAGACAGGATCCAGCAGTGCCCATGGCCAGCCCCAGCTACTGTCGCTCCAGAGGCTTGCCCTCTGACCCTGGGGCCTTGGGGTCATGCCCCCTCAAGGCTAAGGTGCCTGGCAGGGTAGGGCCCTTGGGGTGGGCAGACAGATCTGGGCATCTGTGGTCCCTGAACTCAGGTCTGATACTGACAGAGACGTGGGTGCTGCACAAACTCTCATCCACACAGTGCCCGTGCGCAGGCGGTCTGCTGTGCCTGATTGCGTGTGGATAGCTGTGGGGTCGCTGGCCTGTGTCCAGGCCCGGCTGGGCCCTGGGCTGCTGGTTGGGTGGGAGTTGGGTGAGGGGCCTGGAGCCTCTTTGGGACCCACCAGGGCCCCCATCCCCCTGCCGCCCTTGTCCTTGGGGGGCCGCTGTCCCCTCTGACCTAGGGTATACAGCTGCTTCCTGTGTGACCAGGAGGAGCCCCAGCCCTCTTGGCTGGTGGGTTTTGAGGGCTACCAAGCACAGCTGTTTTGCATCCTCTGGGGACCCTACTCCCCTCTCACGTCTCAAAGAGCCGGCCTCTGGGACCACAGAGCCGCCCCGGCCGTGAGAGGCTGCTGACGTGGTGTTCAGTGGGCCAGCACTCAGGGGCTTTGGTGCATGTAGGCAGCTGAGGCCTGGGTCGGGGGCACTGTGCCTGGGCCCCTCTACTCACCTTGGGCAGGCGACCCAGGTGGAGCTCAGGCCTGAGGTCTGTGCTGGGCCATGGGTCCCCTTTCGATCCCCCTTGGCTCTGGACCCCAAGCCCCTCCTCGTTGACTGTTCCTTGGACCCACCCGCAGGCCCTCCCAGGATGGCGGACAAGGTGGTCCCACGGCAGGTGACCCGGCTGGGCCGCACCGTGCGGCTGCAGTGCCCTGTGGAGGGGGATCCACCACCATTGACCATGTGGACCAAGGACGGCCGCACCATCCACAGCGGCTGGAGCCGCTTCCGCGTGCTCCCCCAGGGGCTGAAGGTGAAGCAGGTGGAGCGGGAGGATGCCGGCGTGTACGTGTGCAAGGCCACCAACGGCTTTGGCAGCCTGAGCGTCAACTACACCCTTGTCGTGCTGGGTTAGTCGCTGCTGCGGTCAGAGGTCATGGGCTGGGTTGGAGCCAGGCAGGGGCATGCAGGAGGGCGGACAGGGACACACCTGGGGCCTGAGAGTCAGCCAGCCCCGGGCAGAAAGCCTTCCTTCGGCGCCCTGCCCTCCCTCTGCTGACTGCACCTCTGCCACCATCCCCCAGGCTGGGCTCCGTTCCTGTCCCCATCAGGCTCCAGCCTCTGGGCCTTCCTCCGGGCAGAGGGCGGCGGGCAGCGGGCGGAGGGCAGCGGCCGGGAGCCGCAGGCCATGGTCCCACAGAAGGGCTGGGGCCCGAGGCCTTGGCAGGGTGTGCCGGCCGTCGGCTGTGACTTTGAGGCTCAGGTTTCGGAGTTCAGAGGAGCCGCGGGGATGCCTGGCCTTTCTGTTCTCTTCTGCGCCTGGGGCCTGGGTGCGGGGCTTGGACAGGTGTCCAGAGACACACCCTCCATACCTAGGGACCAGGCACCCCGCCTGCTCTGCTGGGCTCCTGGGTGTGGGGCCCTCCGGTGGAGCTCCTGGAGCTGGGCTGGCCCATTTCTGAACGCAGGAGGCTGGCCCAGGCCCCGGCAGGGTCTGGGGGTGCGGCCTGAGACAGCCTGGTCCTGGGCTCAGTGGAGGAGCGGCTGTCACAGGGTGGATGGAGGGGACATTCCACAGCACGCCCTGCCCCTCCAGATTGTGTGGAATGGGAAAACTGTGgctgtccccccacccccaccccacagtcCTTTCAAAGGCAACGATGACCGAGAGGTATGAGAGTCTCGTCTGTTCACCAGCCCTCGGCCCCTTGATGTAGGCTAGGGTTACCGCAGCTGCTGGCCGGGCCCggctccctcctccccagggccTGCAGACCCCCCGGAGCCAGAGTGGGGGCCAGCCCTCCAGCCCCACCCGTACCCGTCAGGATCACCTGCGCCTAGTGTGGGCCAGCGGCCCTTGCCCAGCTGTCCCTGGGATTCTGGGCTGTGGGTGTGTGGTGCAGCCCCCTGCCTGGGTGTCCAGGACTgtcctggctggggctgggggcactAGAGGCCATGGGAGAGTTGGGGGTGCTCCTCAGGGCCCCCCTCACCTGCCCTCCCTGTGCACCTCCATTTCTCTGCAGATGACATTAGCCCAGGGAAGGAGAGCCTGGGCCCCGACAGCTCCTCTGGGGGTCAAGAGGACCCCGCCAGCCAGCAGTGGGGTGAGCAGGGGACTGCCGTCTGCCAGGGTGGGGGGTGTCTGTTCTGGCCCCTCGGCCGCTTCCCCATCCTCTGACCTCCATGCCGCCCCACCCCACAGCGCGACCACGCTTCACACAGCCCTCCAAGATGAGGCGCCGGGTGATTGCACGGCCTGTGGGCAGCTCCGTGCGGCTCAAGTGCGTGGCCAGTGGGCACCCTCGGCCCGACATCACGTGGATGAAGGACGACCAGGCCTTGACGCGCCCAGAGGCCGCCGAGCCCAGGAAGAAGAAGTGGACGCTGAGCCTGAAGAACCTGCGGCCGGAGGACAGCGGCAAATACACCTGCCGTGTGTCGAACCGCGCGGGCGCCATCAACGCCACCTACAAGGTGGATGTGATCCGTGAGTGTGGCCTGGGGCGCTGGCGGGCCGGGGGTGCTGGTGGGGTTTAGGGGCTGGTGGTCTAGGGGCTGGTGGACCGGGGGTGCTGGTGTGGTCTGGGGACTGGAGATCTGGGAGCTGGTGGACCAGGGATGCTGGTGGGGTCTGGGGGCTGGTGGGCTGGGGGTGCTGGTGGGGTCTGGGGGCTAGTGATCGGGGGGCTGGTGGGCTGGGGGTGCTGGTGGGGTCTGGGGGCGCTGGTGGGGTCTGGGGGCTGGTGAGCTGGGGGTGCTGGTGGGCCCTGGGGTGCTAGCAGGTAGAGTCTGGCGGGGCCCAGGAACCATGCCCACGTGCCGTGTTCCCACAGAGCGGACCCGCTCCAAGCCCGTGCTCACAGGCACGCACCCTGTGAATACGACGGTGGACTTCGGGGGGACTACGTCCTTCCAGTGCAAGGTGCGCAGCGACGTGAAGCCGGTGATCCAGTGGCTGAAGCGTGTGGAGTACGGCGCCGAGGGCCGCCACAACTCCACCATCGATGTGGGTGGCCAGAAGTTCGTGGTGCTGCCCACAGGCGACGTGTGGTCGCGGCCCGATGGCTCCTACCTCAATAAACTGCTCATCACCCGCGCCCGCCAGGACGATGCGGGCATGTACATCTGCCTGGGCGCCAACACCATGGGCTACAGCTTCCGCAGCGCCTTCCTCACTGTGCTGCCAGGTGCGCGGCCGCCACGCCACGCCATGCTGGTGCCCGGACCTGCCCCCTGGGCCCCGCATCCCACCCACCGGGCGGGACCCCACCCTTCCCTCCTGGGCTGTACAGGCTGGGTCATCTGCCAAGGGAGGGCAGCCCAGGGGTGCCGTCTCCATAGCCCTCGGGATGGGTCTGGGGTACTCTCCTGGTCTTTGTGCCGGCGTTCCCCTCGCCACCTCCTTTCCTCTCACTCTTGCAGACCCAAAACCGCCAGGGCCACCTGTGGCCTCCTCGTCCTCGGCCACTAGCCTGCCATGGCCCGTGGTCATCGGCATCCCGGCCGGCGCCGTCTTCATCCTGGGCACCGtgctcctgtggctttgccaGGCCAAGAAGAAGCCATgcacccccactcctgcccctccCGTGCCTGGGCACCGCCAGCCAGGGACAGCCCGTGACCGCAGTGGAGACAAGGACCTTCCCACGTTGGCCGCCCTCAGCGCTGGCCCTGGTGTGGGGCTGTGTGAGGAGCATGGGTCTCCAGCAGCCCCCCAGCACTTGCTGGGCCCAGGCCCAGTTGCTGGCCCCAAGTTGTACCCCAAAGTCTACACagacatccacacacacacacacacacactcacacacacactcacacgtgGAAGGCAAGGTCCACCAGCACATCCACTATCAGTGCTAGATGGCACTGCCTCTGCGGTGGGCGCATGGGGCCGGCCAGACAGGCAGGCTGGGAGGATGGAGGACGGTGCTGCAGACGAAGGCGGACCCGTGGCGAGGAGGAATGGCCAGCACCCCGGGCGCTCTGTGTGAGGCATAGcccctggacacacacacacagacacacactgcctggatgcatgtatacacacacatgcgcacacacgcTGCCTGAACACAGGCACACGCAGACATGCTCCCGGAACGCATAC includes the following:
- the FGFRL1 gene encoding fibroblast growth factor receptor-like 1 isoform X3, translating into MTPSPALLLLLPPLLLGALPPAAAARGPPRMADKVVPRQVTRLGRTVRLQCPVEGDPPPLTMWTKDGRTIHSGWSRFRVLPQGLKVKQVEREDAGVYVCKATNGFGSLSVNYTLVVLDDISPGKESLGPDSSSGGQEDPASQQWARPRFTQPSKMRRRVIARPVGSSVRLKCVASGHPRPDITWMKDDQALTRPEAAEPRKKKWTLSLKNLRPEDSGKYTCRVSNRAGAINATYKVDVIQRTRSKPVLTGTHPVNTTVDFGGTTSFQCKVRSDVKPVIQWLKRVEYGAEGRHNSTIDVGGQKFVVLPTGDVWSRPDGSYLNKLLITRARQDDAGMYICLGANTMGYSFRSAFLTVLPDPKPPGPPVASSSSATSLPWPVVIGIPAGAVFILGTVLLWLCQAKKKPCTPTPAPPVPGHRQPGTARDRSGDKDLPTLAALSAGPGVGLCEEHGSPAAPQHLLGPGPVAGPKLYPKVYTDIHTHTHTHSHTHSHVEGKVHQHIHYQC
- the FGFRL1 gene encoding fibroblast growth factor receptor-like 1 isoform X2, producing the protein MEQAIICGALGVVCPAGRAGVTSARNPDGVWRGGSGGARSGQTEMTPSPALLLLLPPLLLGALPPAAAARGPPRMADKVVPRQVTRLGRTVRLQCPVEGDPPPLTMWTKDGRTIHSGWSRFRVLPQGLKVKQVEREDAGVYVCKATNGFGSLSVNYTLVVLARPRFTQPSKMRRRVIARPVGSSVRLKCVASGHPRPDITWMKDDQALTRPEAAEPRKKKWTLSLKNLRPEDSGKYTCRVSNRAGAINATYKVDVIQRTRSKPVLTGTHPVNTTVDFGGTTSFQCKVRSDVKPVIQWLKRVEYGAEGRHNSTIDVGGQKFVVLPTGDVWSRPDGSYLNKLLITRARQDDAGMYICLGANTMGYSFRSAFLTVLPDPKPPGPPVASSSSATSLPWPVVIGIPAGAVFILGTVLLWLCQAKKKPCTPTPAPPVPGHRQPGTARDRSGDKDLPTLAALSAGPGVGLCEEHGSPAAPQHLLGPGPVAGPKLYPKVYTDIHTHTHTHSHTHSHVEGKVHQHIHYQC
- the FGFRL1 gene encoding fibroblast growth factor receptor-like 1 isoform X4, with product MTPSPALLLLLPPLLLGALPPAAAARGPPRMADKVVPRQVTRLGRTVRLQCPVEGDPPPLTMWTKDGRTIHSGWSRFRVLPQGLKVKQVEREDAGVYVCKATNGFGSLSVNYTLVVLARPRFTQPSKMRRRVIARPVGSSVRLKCVASGHPRPDITWMKDDQALTRPEAAEPRKKKWTLSLKNLRPEDSGKYTCRVSNRAGAINATYKVDVIQRTRSKPVLTGTHPVNTTVDFGGTTSFQCKVRSDVKPVIQWLKRVEYGAEGRHNSTIDVGGQKFVVLPTGDVWSRPDGSYLNKLLITRARQDDAGMYICLGANTMGYSFRSAFLTVLPDPKPPGPPVASSSSATSLPWPVVIGIPAGAVFILGTVLLWLCQAKKKPCTPTPAPPVPGHRQPGTARDRSGDKDLPTLAALSAGPGVGLCEEHGSPAAPQHLLGPGPVAGPKLYPKVYTDIHTHTHTHSHTHSHVEGKVHQHIHYQC
- the FGFRL1 gene encoding fibroblast growth factor receptor-like 1 isoform X1 yields the protein MEQAIICGALGVVCPAGRAGVTSARNPDGVWRGGSGGARSGQTEMTPSPALLLLLPPLLLGALPPAAAARGPPRMADKVVPRQVTRLGRTVRLQCPVEGDPPPLTMWTKDGRTIHSGWSRFRVLPQGLKVKQVEREDAGVYVCKATNGFGSLSVNYTLVVLDDISPGKESLGPDSSSGGQEDPASQQWARPRFTQPSKMRRRVIARPVGSSVRLKCVASGHPRPDITWMKDDQALTRPEAAEPRKKKWTLSLKNLRPEDSGKYTCRVSNRAGAINATYKVDVIQRTRSKPVLTGTHPVNTTVDFGGTTSFQCKVRSDVKPVIQWLKRVEYGAEGRHNSTIDVGGQKFVVLPTGDVWSRPDGSYLNKLLITRARQDDAGMYICLGANTMGYSFRSAFLTVLPDPKPPGPPVASSSSATSLPWPVVIGIPAGAVFILGTVLLWLCQAKKKPCTPTPAPPVPGHRQPGTARDRSGDKDLPTLAALSAGPGVGLCEEHGSPAAPQHLLGPGPVAGPKLYPKVYTDIHTHTHTHSHTHSHVEGKVHQHIHYQC